The following coding sequences are from one Anguilla rostrata isolate EN2019 chromosome 16, ASM1855537v3, whole genome shotgun sequence window:
- the LOC135242639 gene encoding insulin-like growth factor-binding protein 4 has translation MSLRTLEMLLVLGTALLALGAESPEAGGYSLQALHCPPCERVHCTPRRALQLQCKGGLTTGICGCCPACARTAGQSCGGTWNYLGKCDEGLVCVYQDPADGTPESDRHGVCKEVLNPLEAESCQPACTWEFCRDHPSAVCSARSVALEKQECHGSCQHTSCSGCLVLKPPACTEPCGQADAPCLQRFGRCVHSHMAETHHSACHQNLHSNAEGYFLCLMPVCTTLVS, from the exons ATGAGTCTCAGGACACTGGAGATGCTGCTGGTTTTGGGGACGGCCCTGCTGGCGTTGGGGGCGGAGAGCCCGGAGGCCGGTGGGTACTCACTGCAGGCGCTGCACTGCCCTCCCTGCGAGCGCGTCCACTGCACCCCCCGCCGCGCCCTCCAGCTGCAGTGCAAGGGCGGCCTGACCACGGGCATCTGCGGCTGCTGCCCCGCCTGCGCCCGCACCGCCGGGCAGAGCTGCGGGGGCACCTGGAACTACCTGGGCAAGTGCGACGAGGGGCTGGTGTGCGTCTACCAGGACCCGGCGGACGGCACACCTGAATCAGATAGACATGGAGTCTGCAAAGAAG tgCTGAATCCCTTGGAGGCAGAAAGTTGTCAGCCAGCATGCACCTGGGAATTCTGCCGAGATCACCCCTCTGCGGTTTGCTCTGCCAG GTCTGTGGCCCTGGAGAAGCAGGAGTGTCACGGCTCCTGCCAGCACACCTCTTGCTCCGGCTGCCTGGTGCTGAAGCCCCCCGCCTGCACGGAGCCCTGCGGGCAAGCCGACGCCCCCTGCCTGCAGCGCTTCGGCCGGTGCGTGCACAGCCACATGGCGGAGACGCACCACTCCGCGTGCCACCAGAACCTGCAC AGTAATGCAGAGGGGTACTTCCTATGCCTGATGCCTGTCTGTACAACATTGGTGAGCTGA